In Crassostrea angulata isolate pt1a10 chromosome 4, ASM2561291v2, whole genome shotgun sequence, one genomic interval encodes:
- the LOC128179650 gene encoding uncharacterized protein LOC128179650 isoform X1, translating to MDPSIPWGKVDSELWLIYMSPSSSLQIASTVSQQSANICFDYNYKGYCIRPVCVYHHSCIRCHGNHPVSQCPLALSYPQSQTRVNNIRFNNQAIPKLVNHQAFAPFVFVPEHHSLGSPGATPQGITGPPLPIITHIPPELWDMGKTPIKINSLITCLDAYPRKESALELKRGFTEGFHLQYNGPRIHNMSKNLRSASEHYEHLMDKVGKEISMGRIMGPFQERPISNLHISPVGVVPKADGGWRMIMHLSYPKYESINYFIDPEVCSVHYSSFDNVVDMISSLGKGALLGKVDVKSAFRLIPVHPSDFELLGFSIDSLYYVDKCLPMGCSISCKIWETFANFLQWLTQKRSGLETLDHYLDDFIFAGKIGTYNCEKLMSEFDNICTELNIPLAEDKTLGPVSVLTYLGLEIDTVNMLIKIPKVEILKQYVQEFLSRKSVLLKELESLVGMFNFFGKAIRSSRAFNRRFYDAMSGASEAHHHIRLLSELKDDLHMWAIFLEKFNGISYFPSREWISLDVLELFTDSTGNAELGCGAYFQGRWAFFEWPPKWHSSDIIRDMTFLELVPLVLAIRLWGQDLECKKVLFFIDNSALVSIVNKQTSKSKRVMKLVRELVLMLMQYNCIFKAKHIESSNNCIADSISRKQWGKFRQLAPEAKEQAEPIPQDFLQMIYSFKFCSMVCGVFHY from the exons ATGGATCCCTCAATTCCATGGGGAAAGGTAGACAGCGAACTTTGGCTTATTTACATGTCTCCATCTAGCTCATTGCAAATTGCTTCCACTGTTTCCCAGCAGTCTGCCAACATATGTTTTGATTACAATTACAAGGGATATTGTATTCGTCCAGTTTGTGTTTATCACCATTCATGCATCAGGTGCCACGGTAACCACCCAGTATCCCAATGCCCGCTTGCACTATCCTACCCTCAGTCTCAAACTCGGGTCAACAACATAAGGTTTAACAACCAGGCAATTCCTAAGTTAGTTAACCATCAAGCATTTGCCCCATTCGTTTTCGTCCCCGAACACCACAGCCTCGGGTCCCCAGGGGCAACACCCCAAGGCATAACTGGCCCACCACTACCTATCATAACGCATATTCCACCAGAACTATGGGATATGGGAAAAACCCCAATTAAAATCAACAGTTTGATTACTTGTCTTGATGCCTATCCTAGGAAAGAATCAGCACTGGAATTAAAACGGGGATTTACTGAGGGATTTCATTTACAGTACAATGGGCCTAGGATACATAACATGTCCAAAAATTTAAGGTCAGCCTCTGAACATTATGAACACTTAATGGATAAAGTAGGAAAAGAAATAAGTATGGGTAGAATCATGGGCCCTTTTCAAGAAAGGCCAATATCTAATCTCCATATTTCACCTGTAGGAGTAGTACCTAAAGCTGATGGGGGGTGGCGTATGATTATGCACCTTTCCTATCCTAAATATGAaagtattaattattttattgaccCAGAAGTGTGTTCTGTGCATTATTCTTCATTTGACAATGTTGTGGACATGATATCTTCCCTAGGAAAAGGGGCATTACTGGGAAAGGTAGATGTGAAAAGTGCATTTAGGTTAATCCCTGTTCATCCAAGTGACTTCGAATTGTTAGGTTTTTCAATTGACTCCTTATATTATGTAGACAAGTGTTTGCCAATGGGGTGTTCAATAAGCTGTAAGATATGGGAAACATTTGCTAATTTTTTGCAATGGCTTACTCAAAAACGCTCAGGGTTAGAAACATTAGATCACTATTTGGATGACTTTATCTTTGCAGGAAAGATAGGGACTTACAACTGTGAAAAACTTATGTCAGAATTTGATAATATTTGTACAGAGCTTAATATTCCATTAGCAGAGGACAAAACTTTGGGTCCTGTTTCTGTGCTTACATATTTAGGGTTAGAAATTGACACAGTCAATATGCTCATAAAAATTCCAAAagtagaaattttgaaacagtATGTGCAGGAATTTTTGTCCAGGAAATCAGTTTTATTGAAAGAATTGGAATCATTAGTAGGaatgttcaatttttttggCAAAGCAATCAGGTCAAGTAGGGCATTTAATCGCAGATTCTATGATGCAATGAGTGGGGCCTCTGAGGCTCATCATCATATTAGGTTATTGTCAGAGTTGAAGGATGATTTACACATGTGGGCTATATTTTTGGAGAAATTTAATGGCATTTCATATTTTCCATCCAGAGAATGGATCAGCTTGGATGTTTTAGAATTGTTTACAGATAGTACAGGTAATGCAGAGCTTGGATGTGGTGCATATTTTCAAGGGAGATGGGCATTCTTTGAATGGCCACCAAAATGGCATTCATCTGACATAATTAGGGATATGACATTCCTGGAACTAGTTCCCTTGGTTTTAGCTATTAGGTTATGGGGTCAGGATTTGGAATgcaaaaaagttttgtttttcatagACAATAGTGCATTAGTAAGCATTGTTAACAAACAAACTTCCAAGTCTAAGAGGGTAATGAAGTTAGTGAGGGAACTTGTTCTTATGCTTATGCAGTACAATTGTATTTTCAAAGCTAAACATATAGAAAGTAGCAATAATTGTATCGCTGATTCTATTTCACGCAAgcaatggggaaaattcagACAGTTAGCACCAGAGGCAAAGGAGCAGGCAGAGCCAATTCCACAAGATTTTCTGCAGATGATTTACAGTTTCAA ATTCTGCAGTATGGTGTGTGGGGTCTTCCATTATTAA
- the LOC128179650 gene encoding uncharacterized protein LOC128179650 isoform X2 has protein sequence MDPSIPWGKVDSELWLIYMSPSSSLQIASTVSQQSANICFDYNYKGYCIRPVCVYHHSCIRCHGNHPVSQCPLALSYPQSQTRVNNIRFNNQAIPKLVNHQAFAPFVFVPEHHSLGSPGATPQGITGPPLPIITHIPPELWDMGKTPIKINSLITCLDAYPRKESALELKRGFTEGFHLQYNGPRIHNMSKNLRSASEHYEHLMDKVGKEISMGRIMGPFQERPISNLHISPVGVVPKADGGWRMIMHLSYPKYESINYFIDPEVCSVHYSSFDNVVDMISSLGKGALLGKVDVKSAFRLIPVHPSDFELLGFSIDSLYYVDNISRRTPIKVTSHTNNAT, from the exons ATGGATCCCTCAATTCCATGGGGAAAGGTAGACAGCGAACTTTGGCTTATTTACATGTCTCCATCTAGCTCATTGCAAATTGCTTCCACTGTTTCCCAGCAGTCTGCCAACATATGTTTTGATTACAATTACAAGGGATATTGTATTCGTCCAGTTTGTGTTTATCACCATTCATGCATCAGGTGCCACGGTAACCACCCAGTATCCCAATGCCCGCTTGCACTATCCTACCCTCAGTCTCAAACTCGGGTCAACAACATAAGGTTTAACAACCAGGCAATTCCTAAGTTAGTTAACCATCAAGCATTTGCCCCATTCGTTTTCGTCCCCGAACACCACAGCCTCGGGTCCCCAGGGGCAACACCCCAAGGCATAACTGGCCCACCACTACCTATCATAACGCATATTCCACCAGAACTATGGGATATGGGAAAAACCCCAATTAAAATCAACAGTTTGATTACTTGTCTTGATGCCTATCCTAGGAAAGAATCAGCACTGGAATTAAAACGGGGATTTACTGAGGGATTTCATTTACAGTACAATGGGCCTAGGATACATAACATGTCCAAAAATTTAAGGTCAGCCTCTGAACATTATGAACACTTAATGGATAAAGTAGGAAAAGAAATAAGTATGGGTAGAATCATGGGCCCTTTTCAAGAAAGGCCAATATCTAATCTCCATATTTCACCTGTAGGAGTAGTACCTAAAGCTGATGGGGGGTGGCGTATGATTATGCACCTTTCCTATCCTAAATATGAaagtattaattattttattgaccCAGAAGTGTGTTCTGTGCATTATTCTTCATTTGACAATGTTGTGGACATGATATCTTCCCTAGGAAAAGGGGCATTACTGGGAAAGGTAGATGTGAAAAGTGCATTTAGGTTAATCCCTGTTCATCCAAGTGACTTCGAATTGTTAGGTTTTTCAATTGACTCCTTATATTATGTAGACAA TATTTCCAGACGAACGCCAATAAAAGTTACTTCACATACAAACAATGCAACTTAA
- the LOC128179650 gene encoding uncharacterized protein LOC128179650 isoform X3 — protein MPRGKPKGNKDKGATCSGAGGGPSSLDSRKRRAESQLDFQQPTLSAIQVTQVPPTAVDEHQQAATSTGIENPTTSASTWQDSAVWCVGSSIIKHAFLAAMLRTGGINLGLERLGIKIWWQGYAGLKFTDLKKKVMYLTRLEEAPDFLVIHCGGNDLGDPDWPLAELIEHMSESITSLADLLPKTKLVWSQILPRKLWRGFVNASIGQQHVKYRTWGGGHILGTQILLGTSTRFWAMTMCISILWVTKNS, from the exons ATGCCACGAGGAAAACCAAAAGGGAACAAGGACAAAGGAGCCACGTGCTCCGGCGCCGGCGGAGGTCCGTCAAGCCTGGACTCGAGAAAGAGAAGAGCGGAGAGTCAACTAGATTTCCAACAGCCTACCCTCAGTGCCATACAGGTCACACAAGTGCCTCCGACTGCTGTCGATGAGCACCAGCAGGCAGCGACTAGCACAGGGATTGAAAACCCGACAACTAGTGCAAGCACATGGCAAG ATTCTGCAGTATGGTGTGTGGGGTCTTCCATTATTAAACATGCCTTTCTAGCAGCCATGCTTAGAACAGGAGGGATTAACTTGGGGTTGGAAAGATTGGGAATAAAAATATGGTGGCAAGGGTATGCTGGATTAAAGTTCACTGACCTAAAGAAAAAGGTTATGTATCTTACTAGGTTAGAGGAAGCCCCTGACTTTCTTGTTATTCATTGTGGGGGGAATGATTTAGGTGACCCTGACTGGCCCCTCGCTGAATTAATAGAACACATGTCCGAGAGCATAACCAGCCTAGCTGATCTCCTACCAAAGACTAAGTTAGTTTGGTCTCAAATATTGCCACGCAAGCTATGGAGAGGATTCGTAAACGCTTCAATAGGGCAACAGCATGTCAAATACAggacttgggggggggggcatatatTAGGCACCCAGATATTATTAGGAACATCAACCAGATTTTGGGCAATGACAATGTGCATCTCAATCCTTTGGGTAACAAAAAATTCTTGA